In Deinococcus sp. HSC-46F16, the following are encoded in one genomic region:
- a CDS encoding serine/threonine-protein kinase, producing the protein MPRVPRLSESFPLRDLRVLGRHGGLETARATWGGQPVFVKRLWRDDPLARTSLTHEGAVAARLGHSGLLPLLAAREAELIFPWVPGGTLRDALEDGPLPVGEALAVAGDLLDVLAHLHAQGVVHHDLKPENVLLCGGERQAGAVRLIDFGLSCARFRPDPHSVEARLGTPHYMAPEQFAGVRGDPRSDLYAVGAVLFECLAGSPPHADPLGWLAGHRRDRSPLPGPPALHPVLEAALCRGAAGRPPDALSLRQQLDWAAHELESPCP; encoded by the coding sequence ATGCCCCGCGTGCCCCGGCTGTCCGAATCCTTCCCCCTCCGCGACCTGCGGGTGCTGGGGCGGCATGGCGGCCTAGAGACGGCGCGGGCGACCTGGGGGGGGCAGCCCGTGTTCGTCAAGCGGCTGTGGCGGGACGACCCCCTGGCGCGGACCTCCCTGACCCACGAAGGCGCGGTGGCGGCCCGCCTCGGTCATTCAGGCCTGCTGCCGCTGCTCGCGGCGCGGGAGGCGGAGCTGATCTTTCCCTGGGTCCCCGGCGGCACCCTGCGGGACGCGCTGGAGGATGGGCCGCTTCCGGTGGGGGAGGCGCTGGCGGTGGCCGGTGACCTGCTGGACGTGCTCGCGCATCTGCACGCGCAGGGAGTGGTCCACCACGACCTCAAGCCCGAAAACGTGCTGCTGTGCGGCGGCGAGCGGCAGGCGGGGGCGGTTCGGCTGATCGACTTCGGGCTGAGCTGCGCCCGCTTTCGGCCGGACCCCCACAGCGTGGAGGCACGGTTGGGTACCCCGCACTACATGGCCCCTGAGCAATTCGCCGGGGTGCGCGGCGATCCCCGCAGCGACCTGTACGCGGTGGGGGCGGTGCTGTTCGAGTGTCTGGCCGGGTCTCCGCCCCACGCCGACCCGCTGGGCTGGCTGGCGGGCCACCGCCGTGACCGCTCACCGCTGCCCGGCCCCCCCGCGCTGCATCCCGTGCTGGAGGCGGCCCTGTGCCGTGGTGCCGCCGGGCGCCCGCCCGATGCCTTGAGCCTCCGGCAGCAGCTTGACTGGGCTGCCCATGAGTTGGAGTCCCCATGCCCCTGA
- the argJ gene encoding bifunctional glutamate N-acetyltransferase/amino-acid acetyltransferase ArgJ gives MTAAPLTFPQGFRAATTAAGIKPSGRTDLSCVVSETDCTWAYAGTRSTAAAACVTRGRELYASGRPVRALVVNAGNANAATGPQGEADNAAMAAGLAGHLGLEAGAVLTASTGIIGHLLPMERVREGLARLPGALADGADPFAAAIMTTDTRPKTAEARLGTGARIVGTAKGSGMIHPDMATMFAFAFTDAQVDGEVLRAAFPAIVNRTFNAVTVDGDTSTNDMALVLANGRAGEVDPAEFLAALEGVMRDLARQIAADGEGATKLLTVRVSGARTEAEALAAARTCCVSPLLKSALHGNDPNWGRVIMAVGRSGAAVDLPAMTVRVQGTPVFAGRPLEYDAAAVSASMRAEEVVFEVGLGVGAASGEAWGCDLSAEYVSINAEYTT, from the coding sequence ATGACAGCAGCCCCTCTCACCTTTCCCCAAGGCTTCCGCGCGGCGACCACGGCGGCGGGCATCAAGCCCAGTGGCCGGACCGACCTGAGCTGCGTGGTCAGCGAGACGGACTGCACGTGGGCCTATGCGGGCACCCGCAGCACCGCCGCCGCCGCCTGCGTGACGCGCGGGCGCGAGCTGTACGCCTCCGGGCGGCCCGTGCGGGCGCTGGTGGTGAATGCCGGAAACGCGAACGCCGCCACCGGCCCCCAGGGCGAGGCCGACAACGCGGCGATGGCGGCGGGCCTCGCCGGGCACCTCGGGCTGGAGGCGGGCGCGGTGCTGACAGCCTCCACTGGCATCATCGGGCACCTGCTGCCGATGGAGCGGGTGCGGGAAGGCCTGGCGCGCCTGCCCGGCGCCCTCGCGGACGGGGCCGACCCCTTCGCCGCCGCCATCATGACGACCGACACCCGGCCCAAGACGGCCGAGGCGCGGCTGGGCACGGGCGCCCGCATCGTCGGCACCGCCAAGGGCAGTGGCATGATTCACCCCGACATGGCCACCATGTTCGCCTTTGCCTTCACGGACGCGCAGGTGGACGGGGAGGTGCTGCGGGCCGCCTTCCCCGCCATCGTGAACCGCACCTTCAACGCGGTCACCGTGGACGGCGACACCAGCACGAACGACATGGCCCTGGTGCTGGCGAACGGGCGGGCGGGCGAGGTGGACCCCGCCGAGTTCCTGGCGGCGCTGGAGGGCGTGATGCGCGACCTCGCCCGGCAGATCGCGGCGGACGGGGAGGGGGCGACCAAGCTGCTCACGGTGCGGGTGTCAGGCGCCCGCACCGAGGCCGAGGCGCTGGCCGCCGCCCGCACCTGCTGCGTCAGCCCGCTGCTCAAGAGCGCCCTGCACGGCAACGACCCCAACTGGGGCCGGGTCATCATGGCGGTGGGGCGCAGCGGGGCGGCGGTGGACCTCCCGGCAATGACGGTCCGCGTGCAGGGCACCCCCGTCTTCGCGGGTCGGCCCCTGGAGTACGACGCGGCGGCGGTGAGCGCCTCCATGCGGGCCGAGGAGGTCGTCTTCGAGGTTGGCCTCGGCGTGGGAGCGGCGAGCGGCGAGGCGTGGGGCTGCGACCTCAGCGCCGAATACGTCAGCATCAACGCGGAATACACGACCTGA
- a CDS encoding tryptophan-rich sensory protein — MTGLSRQVTLLAATVLTLVMNYLSNALPLFGRSNADVSDALPNAFTPAGLTFAIWGVIFLGLLVFAVYQALPAQRGARLDRLFWPFLLSNLLNVGWLLAFQSLNIGLSVPIMVALLGGLIWLYLEVRGLPPQGAEGLTLMLPTSLYLGWISVATIANVTAWLVSEGVTAGLAGLSAPAWSAVLVLIAAFLGAFFLVRFRDYAYAAVLLWAFYGVYAARSDVTAVVLGVAVGVLLVVLGAVAAARRPRAAL; from the coding sequence ATGACTGGACTCTCCCGCCAAGTGACGCTGCTGGCCGCGACGGTGCTGACGCTGGTCATGAACTACCTCAGCAACGCGCTGCCGCTTTTCGGCCGTTCCAACGCGGACGTGAGTGACGCGCTCCCCAACGCCTTTACCCCGGCGGGGCTGACCTTCGCCATCTGGGGCGTGATCTTCCTGGGGCTGCTGGTGTTCGCGGTGTACCAGGCCTTGCCCGCGCAGCGCGGCGCCCGGCTGGACCGCCTGTTCTGGCCTTTTTTGCTGAGCAACCTGCTCAATGTGGGCTGGTTGCTGGCCTTCCAGAGCCTGAATATCGGGCTGAGCGTGCCCATCATGGTGGCGCTGCTGGGCGGCCTGATCTGGCTGTATCTGGAAGTGCGCGGGCTGCCGCCACAAGGCGCCGAAGGTCTGACGCTCATGCTCCCGACCAGCCTCTACCTGGGCTGGATCAGCGTGGCGACCATCGCCAACGTGACCGCGTGGCTGGTCAGCGAGGGAGTGACGGCGGGGCTGGCGGGCCTGAGTGCGCCTGCGTGGTCGGCAGTGCTGGTGCTCATCGCGGCGTTCCTGGGAGCCTTTTTCCTGGTCCGCTTCCGCGACTACGCCTATGCGGCGGTGCTGCTGTGGGCCTTTTACGGCGTGTACGCCGCCCGGTCCGACGTGACGGCGGTGGTGCTGGGCGTGGCTGTGGGTGTCCTGCTGGTCGTGCTGGGAGCGGTCGCGGCGGCGCGGCGTCCCCGAGCAGCGTTGTAA
- the mnmA gene encoding tRNA 2-thiouridine(34) synthase MnmA, producing MTQAAPAPAVTPSTPTPAPRVLCAMSGGVDSSVTAALLKEQGYQVIGAMMRFWPDEKRVDTFDSCCSPDAAFEARRVAEQVGVPFYLLDYREQFQRHIVGPFVDEYARGRTPNPCVNCNTKVKFDELVKKARMLGCQYVATGHYVKRVEREGGAVEFHRGDDPRKDQTYFLWGTPRDALPHILFPVGELEKPRVRELAAERGLLTASKPESQNICFVPGKVQDWVAEHLPQSQGFIREIATGEVVGEHLGTQFYTLGQKKGLGLYQSHRVRHVVHLDPATNTVWVGDYEDCVWDGLRAEGVNYLLDLAELPRELEVQVRYRTKPVRATVVHADEHGFELKFEEPQFAVAPGQSAVLYAGSRLLGGGLIADHVRELPALA from the coding sequence ATGACCCAGGCCGCGCCCGCCCCCGCTGTGACTCCCTCCACCCCCACTCCCGCTCCGCGCGTGCTGTGCGCGATGTCGGGCGGGGTGGACTCCAGCGTCACGGCGGCGCTGCTCAAGGAGCAGGGTTATCAGGTCATCGGCGCGATGATGCGCTTCTGGCCCGACGAGAAGCGGGTCGACACCTTCGACTCCTGCTGCTCGCCCGACGCCGCCTTCGAGGCCCGCCGGGTGGCCGAACAGGTCGGCGTGCCCTTTTACCTGCTGGACTACCGCGAGCAATTCCAGCGTCACATCGTCGGCCCCTTCGTGGACGAGTACGCGCGGGGCCGCACGCCCAACCCCTGCGTGAACTGCAACACCAAGGTCAAGTTCGATGAACTGGTGAAAAAGGCCCGGATGCTGGGCTGCCAGTACGTCGCCACTGGGCACTACGTGAAGCGGGTCGAGCGGGAAGGCGGCGCGGTCGAATTCCACCGGGGCGACGATCCCCGCAAGGACCAGACCTACTTCCTGTGGGGCACCCCGCGTGACGCGCTGCCACACATCCTCTTTCCGGTGGGCGAGCTGGAAAAGCCCCGCGTGCGCGAGCTGGCCGCCGAGCGCGGCCTGCTGACCGCGAGCAAGCCCGAGAGCCAGAACATCTGCTTCGTGCCCGGCAAGGTGCAGGACTGGGTGGCCGAGCACCTGCCGCAGAGCCAGGGATTCATCCGCGAGATCGCCACGGGCGAGGTCGTGGGCGAGCACCTGGGCACCCAGTTCTACACGCTGGGGCAGAAAAAGGGCCTGGGCCTGTACCAGTCGCACCGGGTCCGGCACGTCGTCCACCTCGACCCCGCCACGAACACCGTCTGGGTGGGCGACTACGAGGACTGCGTGTGGGACGGCCTGCGGGCCGAGGGCGTCAACTACCTCCTCGACCTCGCGGAGCTGCCGCGTGAGCTGGAGGTGCAGGTGCGCTACCGCACGAAGCCGGTGCGGGCCACCGTCGTCCACGCCGACGAGCACGGCTTCGAGCTGAAATTTGAAGAACCGCAGTTCGCTGTCGCCCCCGGTCAGAGTGCGGTGCTGTATGCGGGCTCCCGGCTGCTGGGTGGCGGACTCATCGCGGACCACGTACGGGAGCTCCCGGCGCTGGCGTAA
- a CDS encoding HD domain-containing phosphohydrolase — translation MPPDTSLDPLRELHANHVYLRLLDGMPVMLWTADAAGVWQHVNRRWADYTGLTGETAGFGFEEALHPDDLAPTVACWKRAISRGEDYRVEYRVRRHDGVYRWFLTQGVRVKGAQGQDFAWVGTCTDIEHQKRAEEEALATREAALRALGLTLEARDRETQGHTDRVMTHAGRLGDALGLGPNDQSALRLGAYLHDLGKVAIPDRVLLKPGLLTPEERQEMEVHAAEGERLAGALGFVPPAALHLVRHHHERWDGSGYPDGLAGEEIPLLARVFAVIDVYDALVSERPYKRAWSREEARAELRAQAGRQLDPRVVEAFLGLPGV, via the coding sequence ATGCCCCCGGACACGTCCCTGGACCCCCTGCGCGAGTTGCACGCCAACCACGTCTATCTGCGTCTGCTCGACGGGATGCCCGTGATGCTGTGGACGGCCGACGCTGCCGGAGTCTGGCAGCACGTCAACCGCCGCTGGGCGGACTACACCGGGCTGACCGGCGAGACTGCGGGCTTCGGTTTTGAAGAGGCGCTGCACCCCGACGACCTCGCGCCTACGGTGGCGTGCTGGAAACGGGCCATTTCGCGGGGTGAGGATTACCGCGTCGAGTACCGGGTGCGGCGCCACGACGGGGTGTACCGCTGGTTTCTGACCCAGGGGGTGCGGGTGAAGGGTGCCCAGGGGCAGGATTTTGCCTGGGTGGGCACCTGCACCGACATCGAGCACCAGAAACGGGCCGAGGAGGAAGCGCTGGCGACCCGCGAGGCCGCGCTGCGGGCGCTGGGCCTCACGCTCGAAGCCCGCGACCGCGAGACCCAGGGCCACACCGACCGGGTGATGACCCACGCGGGGCGGCTGGGCGACGCCCTGGGGCTCGGCCCCAACGATCAGTCGGCCCTGCGGCTGGGCGCCTACCTGCACGACCTCGGCAAGGTGGCGATTCCCGACCGGGTGCTGCTCAAGCCGGGGCTCCTCACCCCCGAGGAGCGCCAGGAAATGGAGGTCCACGCCGCCGAGGGCGAGCGGCTGGCCGGAGCGCTGGGCTTCGTGCCGCCCGCCGCGCTGCACCTCGTGCGGCACCACCACGAGCGCTGGGACGGCAGCGGCTATCCCGACGGCCTCGCCGGGGAGGAGATTCCGCTCCTGGCGCGGGTCTTTGCCGTGATCGACGTGTACGACGCCTTGGTCAGCGAGCGCCCCTACAAGCGGGCCTGGAGCCGCGAAGAGGCGCGGGCCGAATTGCGGGCACAGGCCGGACGGCAACTCGACCCCCGCGTGGTCGAGGCATTCCTGGGGTTGCCGGGAGTCTGA
- a CDS encoding cyclic nucleotide-binding domain-containing protein: MPTPPDPARALELLGRSPVFGGASPADLQPLAALGTFRTLRRGEVLFRAGDALETLFLVSSGSVRVYRVVRGGTRELTLHVEGPRQLVAGVGVFSGSDPAPAHAVALQTPTEVLCLPAAAVREQVFGTPALAAAVIAALARRQAELLARLEGLVFSELGERLAAYLLEHAADESHALPTNSDLAALLGTVPELVSRKLGEFYRLGLIELERRRVRVLDRSELERLAGRGG; this comes from the coding sequence GTGCCGACCCCACCCGACCCCGCCCGCGCCCTGGAGTTGCTGGGCCGCTCGCCCGTCTTCGGGGGCGCTTCGCCCGCCGACTTGCAGCCGCTGGCCGCGCTGGGCACCTTCCGGACCCTGCGGCGCGGCGAGGTCCTGTTCCGGGCTGGAGATGCGCTCGAAACCCTCTTTCTGGTCAGCAGCGGCAGCGTGCGGGTGTACCGGGTGGTGCGCGGCGGCACCCGCGAGCTGACCCTGCATGTGGAGGGGCCGCGCCAGCTTGTCGCGGGTGTCGGAGTCTTCAGCGGCAGTGACCCCGCCCCCGCGCATGCCGTCGCGCTCCAGACCCCCACCGAGGTGCTGTGCCTGCCCGCCGCCGCTGTCCGCGAGCAGGTGTTCGGAACCCCGGCACTGGCGGCGGCCGTGATCGCGGCCCTGGCCCGGCGTCAGGCCGAACTGCTCGCCCGGCTGGAGGGACTGGTGTTCAGCGAACTCGGGGAGCGTTTGGCGGCCTACCTCCTCGAGCACGCCGCCGACGAATCCCACGCCCTGCCCACCAACAGCGACCTCGCCGCCCTGCTGGGCACGGTGCCCGAACTTGTCAGCCGCAAGCTGGGCGAGTTCTACCGGTTGGGCCTGATCGAGCTGGAGCGGCGGCGGGTGCGGGTCCTCGACCGCTCCGAACTGGAACGGCTGGCGGGACGTGGAGGGTGA
- a CDS encoding ferredoxin, with protein sequence MPHVIVSPCIGVKDQACTEVCPVECIYDGGDQFLIHPDECIDCGACVPACPVSAIFPEEDVPAGETEFIVKNRVFFGL encoded by the coding sequence ATGCCTCACGTGATTGTCAGCCCCTGTATCGGCGTCAAGGACCAAGCCTGCACTGAGGTCTGCCCGGTGGAGTGCATCTACGACGGCGGCGACCAGTTCCTCATTCACCCCGACGAGTGCATCGACTGCGGCGCCTGTGTCCCTGCCTGCCCGGTCAGCGCCATCTTCCCGGAAGAGGACGTGCCCGCCGGGGAAACCGAGTTCATCGTCAAAAACCGCGTCTTCTTCGGCCTCTGA
- a CDS encoding 5'-methylthioadenosine/adenosylhomocysteine nucleosidase has protein sequence MLAILGAMDEEIELLRADLQGTETLTPPGVTLYRGVLDGVPLLLAKSGIGKVNAAMTATHLLNAGATRVIFTGVAGGVHPELRVGDLVVSTDLVQHDVDVTALDYPLGTVPGETPAWQADPELREVALAAAREVEGVGVLEGRVASGDQFIASREGVRRLWTGFGAACAEMEGAAVAQVCAKADVPFVVIRSVSDTADHDAQVDYRTFMPLVARHAKQVVRGMLARLGAPQG, from the coding sequence ATGCTCGCCATTCTCGGTGCCATGGACGAAGAAATCGAATTGCTCAGGGCGGACCTCCAGGGGACCGAAACCCTGACACCCCCCGGCGTGACCCTCTACCGGGGGGTGCTGGACGGCGTGCCCCTCCTCCTTGCCAAGAGCGGCATCGGGAAGGTGAATGCGGCGATGACGGCCACACACCTGCTCAACGCCGGGGCCACCCGCGTGATCTTCACCGGGGTCGCGGGCGGCGTTCACCCCGAGTTGCGGGTGGGCGACCTCGTGGTGAGCACCGACCTCGTGCAGCACGACGTGGACGTGACGGCGCTGGACTATCCGCTGGGAACGGTGCCCGGTGAGACGCCCGCGTGGCAGGCCGACCCGGAACTCCGCGAGGTCGCGCTGGCGGCGGCCCGCGAGGTCGAGGGCGTCGGCGTGCTGGAGGGCCGGGTGGCGAGCGGCGACCAGTTCATCGCCTCGCGCGAGGGGGTGAGGCGGCTGTGGACGGGCTTCGGGGCCGCCTGCGCCGAGATGGAGGGGGCAGCGGTCGCGCAGGTGTGCGCCAAAGCGGACGTGCCCTTCGTGGTGATCCGCTCGGTGAGCGACACCGCCGACCACGACGCGCAGGTGGACTACCGCACCTTCATGCCGCTGGTGGCCCGGCACGCCAAACAGGTCGTGCGCGGCATGCTCGCCCGGCTGGGCGCCCCCCAGGGGTGA
- a CDS encoding CidA/LrgA family protein produces the protein MTASTPVLSPPVRVVLGLGLLTAFAALGTALVTWLRLPLPGSVVGMALLWAALSLGLVRLSWLEAAADGLLGILGLLFVPATVGFIEFLSAGAEWGLWLLVMLAGLLLGAGTAGLVAGRLVREGKW, from the coding sequence GTGACGGCCTCCACGCCGGTCCTTTCCCCCCCAGTGCGCGTCGTGCTGGGGCTGGGGCTGCTGACGGCCTTTGCCGCGCTGGGCACCGCCCTGGTGACGTGGCTGAGGCTGCCGCTGCCGGGCTCGGTGGTCGGGATGGCGCTGCTGTGGGCGGCCCTGTCGCTGGGGCTGGTGCGGCTCTCGTGGTTGGAGGCCGCCGCCGATGGGCTGCTGGGCATCCTGGGGCTGCTGTTCGTGCCCGCCACGGTGGGTTTCATCGAGTTCCTGTCGGCCGGGGCCGAGTGGGGCCTGTGGCTCCTTGTGATGCTGGCGGGGCTGTTGCTGGGCGCGGGGACGGCGGGGCTGGTGGCGGGGCGGCTGGTGAGGGAGGGGAAGTGGTGA
- a CDS encoding LrgB family protein, translated as MIWVALTLLAFALGVAAQWRVRHPLVNPTLVATVIVSGVLLVTATPYREYTAEVRPLSFLLGPAVVALAVPLYRLRALLAREWRALGVGGGLGTLVGVGADAALPRLLGLDPAARQALLTAPATSPVALQLATLTGAPPALAATLAVLSGLVGALVLPPMLTRLGVRHPLARGIAIGSVSHGVGTARAREEGETTGAASSIGMGLAALVVTLVVALLG; from the coding sequence GTGATCTGGGTCGCCCTCACCCTGCTTGCCTTCGCCCTGGGGGTGGCCGCGCAGTGGCGGGTGCGGCATCCGCTCGTCAACCCGACGCTGGTGGCGACGGTGATCGTGTCCGGGGTGCTGCTGGTAACGGCGACGCCGTACCGGGAGTACACGGCGGAGGTCCGGCCGCTCTCCTTCCTGCTCGGCCCGGCGGTGGTGGCGCTGGCGGTGCCGCTCTACCGGCTGCGGGCGCTGCTGGCGCGGGAGTGGCGGGCGCTGGGGGTGGGTGGGGGGCTGGGCACGCTGGTGGGTGTGGGGGCGGACGCCGCGCTCCCCCGGCTGCTGGGGCTGGACCCGGCGGCGCGGCAGGCCCTGCTGACCGCCCCGGCGACCAGCCCGGTCGCGCTGCAACTCGCCACCCTCACGGGCGCTCCGCCCGCGCTGGCGGCCACGCTCGCCGTCCTGTCGGGACTGGTGGGGGCGCTGGTGCTGCCGCCCATGCTGACGCGGCTGGGGGTGCGGCATCCGCTCGCGCGGGGCATCGCCATCGGCAGCGTCTCGCACGGGGTGGGCACCGCCCGCGCCCGCGAGGAGGGGGAAACGACGGGCGCGGCCAGTTCCATCGGGATGGGCTTGGCCGCGCTGGTGGTGACGCTGGTGGTGGCGTTGCTGGGGTGA
- a CDS encoding peptidylprolyl isomerase, with product MPSLAFRRAAPALLASLSLGLMACAPATQPQASASQPTAPAPAPVVAPATPTFVPVQPLGAARVTTFTSAAQVTDPARTYRAVLNTSKGPITLELYAKQAPVAVNNFVFLALNRFYDGTRFHRVIEGFMAQGGDPQSTDPALRARWGTGGPGYSFRAEVGNGLRFDRAGVLGMARAASLDSQGSQFFITLAPADFLSGGYTVFGQVVSGLDTLQRLTRTATPNGEVPIPGAQPDLIQSVQILVSR from the coding sequence ATGCCTTCGCTTGCCTTCCGACGTGCGGCGCCCGCCCTGCTGGCTTCCCTGAGCCTCGGCCTGATGGCGTGTGCGCCCGCGACCCAGCCTCAAGCCTCGGCTTCCCAACCCACGGCTCCGGCGCCCGCTCCTGTGGTGGCGCCCGCGACGCCAACCTTTGTTCCGGTTCAGCCCCTGGGTGCGGCCCGCGTCACGACCTTCACCTCCGCCGCCCAGGTGACCGACCCGGCGCGGACCTACCGGGCGGTGCTGAACACCAGCAAGGGGCCGATCACGCTGGAGCTGTACGCGAAGCAGGCCCCGGTCGCCGTGAACAACTTCGTGTTTCTCGCGCTCAACCGCTTCTACGACGGCACGCGCTTTCACCGCGTGATCGAGGGCTTCATGGCCCAGGGTGGCGACCCGCAGAGCACGGACCCGGCCCTTCGCGCCCGCTGGGGTACGGGCGGCCCCGGCTACAGCTTCCGCGCCGAGGTCGGCAATGGCCTGCGCTTTGACCGCGCGGGCGTGCTGGGCATGGCCCGCGCCGCCAGCCTGGACTCGCAGGGGAGCCAGTTTTTCATCACGCTGGCCCCGGCCGACTTCCTGAGCGGGGGCTACACGGTCTTCGGTCAGGTCGTCTCCGGGTTGGATACCTTGCAGCGCCTGACCCGCACGGCCACCCCGAATGGCGAGGTGCCTATCCCCGGCGCCCAGCCCGACCTCATTCAGAGCGTGCAGATTCTCGTTTCGCGCTGA
- a CDS encoding Lrp/AsnC family transcriptional regulator, producing the protein MSKPDLDATDRRILTILQRDARIPNTELADEIGLTPAPTLRRVRRLEEEGIISRYVALLDPKRVGRDLMVFVRVTLDKQTKEGFETFAERMRGRPEVLECYLCLGDTDYLLKVVVPDLDAYQTFLVDVLAAIPGVRNTASTIVVKGEKYTTGLAVE; encoded by the coding sequence ATGTCAAAGCCGGACCTCGACGCCACCGACCGCCGCATTCTGACCATCCTTCAGCGCGACGCCCGCATTCCCAACACCGAACTCGCCGACGAGATCGGCCTGACTCCGGCCCCCACCCTGCGGCGGGTGCGGCGGCTGGAGGAGGAGGGCATCATCAGCCGCTATGTCGCGCTGCTGGACCCCAAGCGGGTGGGGCGCGACCTGATGGTCTTCGTGCGGGTCACGCTGGACAAGCAGACCAAGGAGGGCTTCGAGACCTTCGCCGAGCGGATGCGGGGGCGGCCCGAGGTGCTGGAGTGCTACCTCTGCCTGGGGGACACCGACTACCTGCTCAAGGTGGTCGTGCCGGACCTCGACGCCTACCAGACCTTTCTGGTGGACGTGCTCGCGGCCATTCCAGGCGTGCGGAACACGGCAAGCACCATTGTTGTGAAAGGGGAGAAGTACACGACGGGGCTGGCGGTGGAGTAG
- the ald gene encoding alanine dehydrogenase, with the protein MKIGLPKEIKVKENRVALTPGGVATLVRRGHAVTVERGAGVGSGIADGEYEAAGATLGSAADAWAAEMVVKVKEPIQSEYGYLRDDLLLFTYLHLAADRPLTDALLKAGTTGVAYETVQLDDGSLPLLTPMSEVAGRLSVQAGAYHLQKPVGGRGVLLGGVPGVQPGHVTIIGGGVVGTNAAKMAMGLGAKVTILDVSQRRLAYLDDVFFGRLTTMMSSEANIRALLPETDLLIGAVLIPGAKAPHLVTRDMLALMPEGSVIVDVAVDQGGCVETIHATTHDNPTYVVDGVIHYGVANMPGAVPRTSTFALTNQTMPYVLQLAEQGVSALTRNKALRLGLNTHAGKLTYQGVAEAFELAFDEPEAVLA; encoded by the coding sequence ATGAAGATCGGACTCCCCAAGGAAATCAAAGTCAAGGAAAACCGCGTGGCGCTGACGCCCGGCGGCGTGGCGACGCTGGTGCGCCGGGGCCACGCGGTCACGGTCGAGCGCGGCGCGGGCGTGGGCAGCGGCATCGCGGACGGCGAATACGAGGCGGCAGGCGCCACCCTGGGCAGCGCCGCCGACGCCTGGGCCGCCGAGATGGTGGTCAAGGTCAAGGAGCCTATCCAAAGCGAATACGGGTACCTGCGAGACGACCTGCTGCTGTTCACCTATCTGCACCTCGCCGCCGACCGCCCGCTGACCGACGCGCTGCTGAAGGCGGGCACGACGGGCGTGGCCTACGAGACCGTGCAGCTCGACGACGGCAGCCTGCCCCTGTTGACCCCGATGTCGGAGGTTGCCGGGCGCCTGAGCGTGCAGGCGGGCGCGTACCACCTTCAGAAGCCGGTGGGCGGGCGCGGCGTGCTGCTCGGCGGCGTGCCCGGCGTGCAGCCCGGCCACGTGACCATCATCGGCGGCGGCGTGGTGGGCACCAACGCGGCCAAGATGGCGATGGGCCTGGGGGCCAAGGTCACCATCCTCGACGTGTCGCAGCGCCGCCTGGCCTACCTCGACGACGTGTTCTTCGGGCGCCTGACCACCATGATGAGCAGCGAGGCGAACATCCGTGCCCTGCTGCCCGAGACCGACCTCCTGATCGGCGCGGTGCTCATCCCCGGCGCCAAGGCCCCGCACCTCGTCACCCGCGACATGCTGGCCCTGATGCCCGAGGGCAGCGTCATCGTGGACGTGGCGGTGGACCAGGGCGGCTGCGTGGAGACCATCCACGCGACCACCCATGACAACCCCACCTACGTGGTGGACGGCGTGATTCACTACGGAGTCGCCAACATGCCGGGGGCCGTGCCGCGCACGAGCACCTTCGCCCTGACCAACCAGACCATGCCCTACGTGCTGCAACTCGCCGAGCAGGGCGTGTCGGCCCTCACGCGCAACAAGGCGCTGCGCCTGGGCTTGAACACCCACGCGGGCAAGCTGACCTACCAGGGCGTCGCGGAGGCCTTCGAGCTGGCCTTCGACGAGCCGGAGGCCGTGCTGGCGTAA